Proteins encoded within one genomic window of Acidovorax sp. 107:
- a CDS encoding acetyl-CoA C-acetyltransferase, with the protein MTEAYVFDALRTPRGKGKKDGTLHEVKPIDLLVGLLTELQARHRFDTAAVDDVVMGIVSPVGEQGSVLPKVAALKAGWDFRCAGVQVNRFCASGLEAVNLAAQKVRSGWEDLVVAGGVESMSRVPIGSDGGAWAQDPETNSATLFVPQGIGADLIATLDGYTRADVDAFALESQRRATAARAAGYFKNSVVPVRDFIGQTILAEDEFIKPKTTLEGLGALKPSFEQLGGMGFDAVALQRYPQVERIHHVHHAGNSSGIVDGAAAVLIGNEAAAKAHGLTPRARIVATALSGADPTIMLTGPVPAAKKALARAGMTIDQIDLFEVNEAFAAVPMRFMRELGVPHDKVNVNGGAIAMGHPLGATGAMILGTLIDELHRRGQRYGLATLCVGGGMGIATIVERI; encoded by the coding sequence ATGACCGAAGCCTATGTATTCGACGCGCTGCGCACCCCGCGCGGCAAGGGCAAGAAGGACGGCACCCTGCACGAGGTCAAACCCATCGACCTGCTGGTGGGCCTGCTGACCGAGCTGCAAGCGCGCCACCGATTTGACACCGCAGCGGTGGACGACGTGGTCATGGGCATCGTCTCGCCCGTGGGCGAACAGGGCTCGGTGCTGCCCAAGGTGGCGGCGCTCAAGGCCGGGTGGGACTTTCGCTGTGCGGGCGTGCAGGTCAACCGCTTCTGTGCCTCGGGCCTGGAAGCCGTGAACCTGGCCGCCCAAAAGGTGCGCAGCGGCTGGGAGGACCTGGTGGTGGCGGGCGGCGTGGAAAGCATGAGCCGCGTGCCCATCGGCTCCGACGGCGGCGCCTGGGCGCAAGACCCGGAGACCAACTCCGCCACGCTGTTCGTGCCCCAGGGCATCGGCGCCGACCTGATCGCCACGCTAGACGGCTACACCCGCGCCGACGTGGACGCCTTCGCCCTCGAATCGCAGCGCCGCGCCACCGCCGCGCGCGCAGCGGGCTACTTCAAGAACTCCGTCGTGCCCGTGCGCGACTTCATCGGCCAGACCATCCTGGCAGAAGACGAATTCATCAAACCCAAGACCACGCTGGAAGGCCTGGGCGCACTCAAGCCCTCATTCGAGCAACTGGGCGGCATGGGCTTTGACGCCGTGGCGCTGCAGCGCTACCCGCAGGTGGAGCGCATCCACCACGTACACCACGCGGGCAACTCGTCGGGCATTGTGGATGGCGCCGCCGCCGTGCTCATCGGCAACGAGGCCGCCGCCAAGGCCCACGGCCTCACGCCGCGCGCGCGCATCGTGGCCACGGCGCTCAGCGGCGCCGACCCCACCATCATGCTCACCGGCCCCGTGCCCGCCGCCAAAAAGGCGCTGGCCCGTGCGGGCATGACCATCGACCAGATCGACCTGTTTGAAGTGAACGAAGCCTTTGCCGCCGTGCCAATGCGCTTCATGCGCGAGCTGGGCGTGCCGCACGACAAGGTCAATGTGAACGGCGGCGCCATCGCCATGGGCCACCCGCTGGGCGCCACGGGCGCCATGATCCTCGGCACCCTGATTGACGAGCTGCACCGCCGTGGCCAGCGCTATGGCCTGGCCACGCTGTGCGTGGGCGGCGGCATGGGCATTGCCACCATCGTCGAGCGAATCTGA
- a CDS encoding acyl-CoA dehydrogenase family protein: MIERTLFQPDHLAFADSFRRFIDKEVTPLHADWEDQGYVAREVWSQAGAHGFLCMSLPEEYGGAGADKLYSVAQMEELARAGTTGIGFGLHSEIVAPYILHYGTEAQKQKYLPQMASGAMVGAIAMSEPAAGSDLQGIKTTAIKSADGSHYVLNGSKTFITNGWHADLVIVVAKTDPAAGAKGTSLLLVERGMPGFEKGQRLKKMGMKAQDTSELFFNDVKVPAENLLGGPAMEGRGFICLMEQLPWERLQIAITAVAAAQAAIDWTLDYVKQRKVFGQSVASFQNTRHTLAELQTQVQVARVFVDKCCELIARDQLDTETASMAKYWTTDLQCKVMDECVQLFGGYGYMWEYPITRAYADARVQRIYGGTNEIMKEVIARAMGLGK, from the coding sequence ATGATCGAACGCACCCTCTTCCAGCCCGACCACCTGGCCTTTGCCGACAGCTTCCGCCGCTTCATCGACAAAGAGGTGACCCCCCTCCACGCCGACTGGGAAGACCAGGGCTACGTGGCGCGCGAGGTGTGGAGCCAGGCGGGCGCTCATGGCTTTCTGTGCATGAGCCTGCCCGAGGAATACGGCGGCGCCGGAGCCGACAAGCTGTACTCGGTAGCGCAGATGGAAGAGCTCGCGCGCGCCGGCACCACGGGCATCGGCTTTGGCCTGCACAGCGAGATCGTGGCGCCGTACATCCTGCACTACGGCACTGAGGCGCAAAAACAAAAGTACCTGCCCCAGATGGCCAGCGGCGCCATGGTGGGCGCCATTGCCATGAGCGAGCCCGCCGCAGGCAGCGACCTGCAAGGCATCAAGACCACCGCCATCAAGAGCGCCGACGGCAGCCACTATGTGCTGAACGGCAGCAAGACCTTCATCACCAACGGCTGGCATGCCGACCTGGTGATCGTCGTCGCCAAGACCGACCCGGCTGCGGGCGCCAAGGGCACCAGCCTGTTGCTGGTGGAACGCGGCATGCCGGGCTTTGAAAAAGGCCAGCGCCTCAAGAAGATGGGCATGAAAGCGCAAGACACGTCCGAACTGTTCTTCAACGACGTGAAGGTGCCCGCCGAGAATCTGCTGGGCGGCCCCGCCATGGAAGGGCGCGGCTTTATCTGCCTGATGGAGCAGCTGCCCTGGGAGCGCCTGCAGATCGCCATCACCGCCGTGGCCGCAGCCCAGGCTGCCATCGACTGGACGCTGGACTACGTCAAGCAGCGCAAGGTGTTTGGCCAGAGCGTGGCGTCGTTCCAGAACACCCGCCACACCCTGGCCGAGCTGCAAACGCAGGTGCAGGTGGCCCGCGTGTTTGTGGACAAATGCTGTGAGTTGATCGCGCGCGACCAGCTCGACACCGAGACGGCCAGCATGGCCAAGTACTGGACGACCGACCTGCAGTGCAAGGTCATGGACGAATGCGTACAGCTGTTCGGCGGATACGGCTACATGTGGGAATACCCTATCACCCGCGCCTATGCCGACGCCCGCGTGCAGCGCATTTACGGCGGCACCAACGAGATCATGAAAGAGGTGATCGCGCGTGCCATGGGCTTGGGCAAATAG
- a CDS encoding ABC transporter substrate-binding protein codes for MKFHHIAALALVAMAGASAQAQPSQGVSKDTITLGSIQDLSGPLAGFGKQVRLGMMLRVDEANEQGGVNGRKLDLKVEDSGYDPKKAVLAAQKLVNQDKIFMMIAHIGTAQNLAAMPVQFSKNVINFFPVTAAREMYEPFHKLKYSFAATYYDQIRLAAPKLIKEKGAKKVCTIYQDDEFGLEVMRGGEAALKSMGMEFTEKTSYKRGATDFSSQVAKMKSSECDFVILGTIIRETIGTIGEARKTGFNPTFLGSSAAYTDLIHKLGGKPMDGLYATMTVQHPYLDEASQPIRFWANKYKTKFNEDPTVFSVYGYNAVDAFIKAAQKAGPNLSTDSFIKAMDTMVIPPDMFGSAEGTFGPQKRLGSDLSRLSQITDGKWKVVSDYVKP; via the coding sequence ATGAAGTTTCATCACATCGCCGCGCTGGCCCTCGTGGCCATGGCCGGTGCCTCCGCCCAGGCGCAGCCCAGCCAGGGCGTGAGCAAGGACACCATCACGCTGGGCTCCATCCAGGATCTGTCGGGCCCGCTGGCGGGGTTTGGCAAGCAGGTGCGGCTGGGCATGATGCTGCGCGTGGACGAGGCCAACGAGCAAGGCGGCGTGAATGGCCGCAAGCTGGACCTGAAGGTGGAAGACTCGGGCTACGACCCCAAGAAAGCCGTGCTGGCTGCGCAAAAGCTCGTGAACCAGGACAAGATCTTCATGATGATTGCGCACATCGGCACGGCGCAGAACCTGGCCGCCATGCCCGTGCAGTTCAGCAAGAACGTGATCAACTTCTTCCCCGTCACCGCTGCACGGGAAATGTACGAACCCTTCCACAAGCTCAAGTATTCGTTTGCCGCCACGTACTACGACCAGATCCGCCTGGCCGCGCCCAAGCTCATCAAGGAAAAAGGCGCCAAGAAGGTCTGCACCATTTACCAGGACGATGAGTTTGGTCTGGAAGTGATGCGCGGCGGCGAGGCAGCGCTCAAGTCCATGGGCATGGAGTTCACCGAGAAAACTTCATACAAGCGCGGCGCCACCGACTTCTCGTCACAAGTCGCCAAGATGAAATCGTCCGAATGCGACTTCGTGATCCTGGGCACCATCATTCGCGAGACCATCGGCACCATTGGCGAGGCGCGCAAGACGGGCTTTAACCCCACCTTCCTCGGCTCCAGCGCCGCCTACACCGACCTCATCCACAAGCTGGGTGGCAAGCCGATGGACGGCCTCTACGCCACCATGACCGTGCAACACCCGTACCTGGACGAGGCCAGCCAGCCCATCCGCTTCTGGGCCAACAAGTACAAGACCAAGTTCAATGAAGACCCCACCGTCTTCTCGGTCTACGGCTACAACGCGGTCGATGCCTTCATCAAGGCGGCCCAGAAGGCAGGCCCCAACCTGAGCACCGACAGCTTCATCAAGGCCATGGACACCATGGTGATCCCGCCGGACATGTTCGGCAGCGCCGAGGGCACCTTTGGCCCGCAAAAGCGCCTGGGCAGCGACCTCTCGCGCCTGTCGCAGATCACCGATGGCAAGTGGAAGGTGGTCTCCGACTACGTCAAGCCATGA
- a CDS encoding long-chain fatty acid--CoA ligase gives MSNLWDLDHIQPAGTDVLAGDTIAAMFWNAVAERGPRVWMRQKELGIWKSWTWDQTAEAVREIAGGLMSLGFAPGECASILSNTNIEWVLADLAVLSCGGVANGIYPTDAAAQVHYLCEDSRATVLFVEDDEQLDKALEVRNNLPLLRKVVVFDMEGLRSLNDPDVLSLAALRELGRAWNTQHPDALMQRVKACRPEDLAILVYTSGTTGKPKGAMHTHGALTYTVRGYNTLISRSEADETMCFLPLCHIAERMGGEYFSLYTGARLNFVENPDTVPENVREIAPTVFTAVPRVWEKFYSGVMIALKESTRLQQAAYAWSIGVGTRIADRVLAGQPVGGLLKAQFMLARFLALNNVRKLIGIHRARFLVTGAAPISPELVKWYLALGVPMLEVWGMTETCGASTGVPATRIKPGSIGPAASYNEVRIDPATGEILVRGPNVFKGYLNQPEKTAETIDPDGWLHTGDVGLIDADGYLRITDRMKDIIITAGGKNITPSELENELKFSPYITDAVVIGDKLPYLTVIIMIDQENVEKYAQDNDVPFSNYASLTRTREVQELIQGEIDRVNTKFARVEQIKKFFLLDTQLTAEDEELTPTMKLKRKLVQQKYAPQIEAMYR, from the coding sequence ATGAGCAATCTCTGGGACCTCGATCACATCCAACCTGCCGGCACCGACGTGCTGGCAGGCGACACCATCGCCGCCATGTTCTGGAACGCCGTGGCCGAGCGCGGCCCGCGCGTGTGGATGCGCCAGAAGGAGCTGGGCATCTGGAAGAGCTGGACCTGGGACCAGACCGCCGAGGCCGTGCGCGAGATTGCAGGCGGCCTGATGTCGCTGGGGTTTGCGCCGGGCGAATGCGCATCCATCCTGTCCAACACCAACATCGAATGGGTGCTCGCCGACTTGGCCGTGCTGAGCTGCGGCGGCGTGGCCAACGGCATCTACCCCACCGATGCGGCGGCGCAGGTGCACTACCTGTGTGAAGACTCGCGCGCCACCGTGCTGTTTGTGGAAGACGACGAGCAGCTCGACAAGGCGCTGGAAGTGCGCAACAACCTGCCCCTGCTGCGCAAGGTGGTGGTGTTCGACATGGAAGGCCTGCGCAGCCTGAACGACCCCGATGTGCTGAGCCTTGCGGCCCTGCGCGAGCTGGGCCGCGCGTGGAATACACAACACCCCGACGCGCTAATGCAGCGCGTCAAGGCCTGCCGCCCCGAAGACTTGGCCATCCTCGTTTACACCTCGGGCACCACCGGCAAGCCCAAGGGCGCCATGCACACACACGGCGCACTGACCTACACCGTGCGTGGCTACAACACGCTCATCTCGCGCAGCGAGGCGGACGAGACCATGTGCTTTCTGCCGCTGTGCCACATCGCCGAGCGCATGGGCGGCGAATACTTCTCGCTCTACACCGGTGCGCGCCTGAACTTTGTGGAGAACCCCGACACCGTGCCCGAAAACGTGCGCGAGATCGCGCCCACCGTGTTCACCGCCGTGCCGCGCGTGTGGGAGAAGTTCTATTCGGGTGTGATGATTGCCCTGAAGGAATCCACGCGGCTGCAGCAGGCGGCTTATGCCTGGTCGATTGGCGTGGGCACGCGCATTGCAGACCGCGTGCTGGCGGGCCAGCCGGTGGGTGGCCTGCTGAAGGCGCAGTTCATGCTCGCGCGCTTTCTGGCGCTGAACAATGTGCGCAAGCTCATCGGCATCCACCGCGCCCGCTTCCTCGTCACGGGGGCAGCCCCCATCTCGCCCGAGCTGGTGAAGTGGTACCTGGCCCTGGGCGTGCCCATGCTGGAGGTGTGGGGCATGACTGAGACCTGTGGCGCCTCCACGGGTGTGCCCGCCACCCGCATCAAACCTGGCTCCATCGGCCCAGCAGCCAGCTACAACGAGGTGCGCATCGACCCCGCCACCGGCGAGATCCTGGTGCGCGGTCCCAATGTGTTCAAGGGTTACCTCAACCAGCCCGAGAAGACGGCCGAAACCATCGACCCCGACGGCTGGCTGCACACGGGCGATGTGGGCCTGATCGATGCGGACGGCTACCTGCGCATCACCGACCGCATGAAGGACATCATCATCACGGCCGGCGGCAAGAACATCACGCCCAGCGAACTGGAAAACGAACTCAAGTTCAGCCCCTACATCACCGATGCGGTGGTCATTGGCGACAAGCTGCCCTACCTCACGGTGATCATCATGATCGACCAGGAGAACGTGGAAAAGTACGCGCAGGACAACGATGTGCCCTTCTCCAACTACGCCAGCCTGACCCGCACGCGCGAGGTGCAGGAGCTGATCCAGGGCGAGATCGACCGCGTCAACACCAAGTTCGCCCGGGTGGAGCAGATCAAGAAGTTCTTCCTGCTCGACACCCAACTCACGGCCGAGGATGAAGAGCTGACGCCCACCATGAAGCTCAAGCGCAAGCTGGTGCAGCAGAAGTACGCGCCCCAGATCGAGGCCATGTACCGGTAG
- a CDS encoding ABC transporter ATP-binding protein yields the protein MSAVLSAPATSPVASAADQPLLRLQNVESAYGPIKAIRGVSLQVRRGEIAAVLGSNGAGKTTILKTISGIIDPRKGSIEFQGADITANDPAAIVRRGLMHVPEGREVFALLSVRDNLLMGAYTRADKDAVARDIETVYGYFPILKERAAQDAGLLSGGQQQMLAISRALMASPDLILLDEPSLGLSPKLTKEIFEIVVRINRERGTTILLVEQNANMALNASDYGYVLENGRIVMEDSCERLREKDDIKEFYLGMKDEGVRGERRWKKKKTWR from the coding sequence ATGAGCGCCGTGCTGTCCGCCCCCGCCACCAGCCCGGTGGCCAGTGCCGCCGACCAGCCGCTGCTGCGCCTGCAGAACGTGGAAAGTGCCTACGGCCCCATCAAGGCCATCCGGGGCGTGAGCCTGCAGGTGCGGCGCGGCGAAATCGCCGCCGTGCTGGGCAGCAACGGCGCAGGCAAGACCACCATCCTGAAGACGATCAGCGGCATCATCGACCCGCGCAAGGGCTCCATCGAGTTCCAGGGCGCCGACATCACCGCCAACGACCCAGCCGCCATCGTGCGCCGAGGACTGATGCATGTGCCCGAGGGGCGCGAAGTATTTGCACTGCTCTCGGTGCGCGACAACCTGCTCATGGGCGCCTACACACGCGCCGACAAGGACGCAGTGGCGCGCGACATTGAAACCGTGTACGGCTACTTCCCCATCCTGAAGGAGCGCGCCGCACAGGACGCGGGCCTGCTCTCGGGCGGCCAGCAGCAGATGCTGGCGATCTCGCGCGCGCTCATGGCCAGCCCTGATCTGATCCTGCTGGACGAGCCCAGCCTGGGCCTGAGCCCGAAGCTCACCAAGGAAATCTTCGAGATCGTGGTGCGCATCAACCGTGAGCGCGGCACCACGATCCTGCTGGTGGAACAGAACGCCAATATGGCGCTCAACGCATCGGACTACGGCTACGTGCTGGAGAACGGCCGCATCGTGATGGAAGACAGCTGCGAGCGCCTGCGCGAGAAGGACGACATCAAGGAGTTCTACCTCGGCATGAAGGACGAGGGCGTGCGGGGTGAGCGGCGGTGGAAAAAGAAGAAGACATGGCGGTGA
- a CDS encoding ABC transporter ATP-binding protein has product MTNEVLLSAQNLSVRFGGVLAVNNVSFDVRRGEVFTLIGPNGAGKTTVFNLISRIYTPTTGTIAYAGPGGAMLPLTDQPPHKVAGLGIARTFQNIELFEHASVLHNLLIGRHTRQHSSLWAEMFFTRKVREGEILAREKAEQIIDFLDLQHYRDTMVAGLPYGVRKVVELARALCTEPKLLLLDEPSSGLNVEETDDMAFWIQDIQHELSITVLMVEHDMSLVSKVSDRVLAMNQGEVVATGTPREVQTHPGVVEAYLGTIDDVSNLRRPAGSSMGART; this is encoded by the coding sequence ATGACCAACGAAGTCCTGCTTTCGGCCCAGAACCTCAGCGTGCGCTTTGGCGGCGTGCTGGCGGTTAACAACGTGAGCTTTGACGTGCGGCGCGGCGAGGTGTTCACCCTCATCGGGCCCAATGGCGCGGGCAAGACCACGGTGTTCAACCTCATCAGCCGCATCTACACGCCCACCACCGGCACCATTGCCTATGCGGGCCCCGGCGGCGCCATGCTGCCACTCACCGACCAGCCGCCACACAAGGTGGCGGGCCTGGGCATTGCGCGCACCTTCCAGAACATCGAACTCTTCGAGCACGCGAGCGTGCTGCACAACCTGCTGATCGGCCGCCATACGCGGCAGCACAGCAGCCTGTGGGCCGAGATGTTCTTCACGCGCAAGGTGCGTGAAGGCGAGATCCTGGCGCGCGAAAAGGCCGAGCAAATCATCGACTTTCTCGACTTGCAGCACTACCGCGACACCATGGTGGCCGGCCTGCCCTACGGCGTGCGCAAGGTGGTGGAGCTGGCCCGCGCCCTGTGCACCGAGCCCAAGTTGCTGCTGCTCGACGAGCCCTCGTCGGGCCTGAATGTGGAGGAGACCGATGACATGGCCTTCTGGATCCAGGACATTCAGCATGAGCTGAGCATCACGGTGCTGATGGTGGAACACGACATGTCGCTGGTCTCCAAGGTGTCCGACCGCGTGCTGGCCATGAACCAGGGCGAGGTGGTGGCAACGGGCACGCCGCGCGAGGTACAGACGCATCCCGGAGTGGTGGAGGCGTACCTGGGCACCATCGACGACGTGAGCAACCTGCGCCGACCTGCGGGTTCCAGCATGGGAGCCCGCACATGA
- a CDS encoding branched-chain amino acid ABC transporter permease has protein sequence MRFIFKTSYAQDIRLAKHGGHVFWYSLLCLALVAAPWVAPEYWLAQLTFVLIYAIVGLGLMLLAGFTGLFSLGHAAFLGVGAYTQAVLTGMGWPFALSLACAAGLSAAVGVVVGLPALRVKGIYLGMATLSFGFIVEEVFARWESVTGGNSGKHLVPPQIGGYSFESTESFYFLCLVIAVVSTLAILNLLRSPTGRAFVAIRDSEISAQSMGIHLARYKTLSFSISAALAGIGGALYAHKLQFISPDQFNILQSIDLLLMIVIGGLGSVHGAFLGAIFLIAMPQLISLGKDWLPDSIGQSPGLQAVVYGVVLIAFVLFEPMGLYGRWLKVRTWLQMFPFYRKGLFKRQKSFQKSDRLK, from the coding sequence ATGCGTTTCATCTTCAAGACCTCGTACGCGCAAGACATCCGCCTCGCCAAGCATGGCGGACATGTGTTCTGGTACAGCCTGCTGTGCCTGGCCCTCGTCGCCGCACCCTGGGTGGCGCCCGAATACTGGCTGGCTCAGCTCACCTTTGTGCTCATCTACGCCATCGTGGGCCTGGGACTGATGCTGCTGGCGGGCTTCACCGGCTTGTTCTCGCTGGGGCACGCTGCATTCCTCGGCGTGGGGGCGTATACACAGGCCGTGCTCACGGGCATGGGCTGGCCGTTTGCGCTGTCGCTGGCCTGCGCAGCGGGGCTGTCTGCCGCTGTGGGCGTGGTGGTGGGCCTGCCCGCGCTGCGCGTGAAGGGCATCTACCTGGGCATGGCCACGCTTTCGTTCGGCTTCATTGTGGAAGAGGTGTTTGCGCGCTGGGAGTCGGTCACGGGCGGCAACTCCGGCAAGCACCTGGTGCCGCCGCAGATTGGGGGCTATTCGTTCGAATCCACCGAGTCGTTCTACTTCTTGTGCCTGGTGATTGCAGTGGTCAGCACCCTCGCCATCCTGAACCTGCTGCGCTCGCCCACGGGCCGCGCGTTTGTCGCTATCCGTGATTCAGAGATTTCGGCACAGAGCATGGGTATCCACCTCGCGCGCTACAAAACGCTGTCGTTCTCCATATCAGCCGCGCTCGCAGGCATCGGCGGGGCGTTGTACGCGCACAAGCTGCAGTTCATCTCACCCGATCAGTTCAACATCCTGCAGTCCATCGACCTGCTGCTGATGATCGTGATCGGCGGGCTGGGCTCAGTGCACGGCGCCTTCCTGGGCGCGATCTTCCTGATCGCCATGCCGCAGCTCATCTCCCTGGGCAAGGACTGGTTGCCAGACTCCATCGGCCAGTCGCCTGGCCTGCAGGCGGTGGTGTACGGCGTCGTTCTGATTGCGTTTGTGCTGTTCGAGCCCATGGGCTTGTACGGCCGCTGGCTCAAGGTGCGCACCTGGCTGCAGATGTTCCCGTTCTACCGCAAGGGCCTGTTCAAGCGGCAGAAGTCCTTTCAAAAATCCGACAGGTTGAAATGA
- a CDS encoding branched-chain amino acid ABC transporter permease, whose amino-acid sequence MQFVQLLISGVSQGCIYGLIALGFVLIYKATETVSFAQGELMMLGAFCGLALMTVLGFPFWVAVLASILAMGCFGVVLERAVIRPILGQPAFSIVMLTIGIGYVLRGLVTMIPNIGTETHTLPVPYKDLSFRLGALVLNAEQLVVIGATGVLCVLLFAMFRYSKLGIAMQASSQNQLAAYYMGIPVQRLNGLAWGLAAAVAAVAGLLLAPITFVHANMGLIGLKAFPAAVVGGFGSLPGAIVGGLVIGIVESLSGFYLPDGFKDTAAYIVVLIMLMVKPNGLFGEKLRKKV is encoded by the coding sequence GTGCAATTTGTGCAACTGTTGATCAGCGGTGTCTCCCAGGGGTGCATCTACGGCCTGATCGCGCTGGGGTTCGTGCTCATCTACAAGGCCACGGAGACCGTGAGCTTTGCCCAGGGCGAACTCATGATGCTCGGCGCCTTCTGCGGGCTGGCACTGATGACGGTGCTGGGCTTTCCCTTCTGGGTGGCGGTGCTCGCCAGCATCCTGGCCATGGGCTGCTTCGGCGTGGTACTGGAGCGCGCCGTGATCCGCCCCATCCTGGGCCAGCCCGCGTTTTCCATCGTCATGCTCACCATCGGCATCGGCTACGTGCTGCGCGGGCTGGTGACCATGATCCCCAACATCGGCACCGAGACGCACACGCTGCCCGTGCCCTACAAGGACCTGTCGTTTCGCCTCGGTGCGCTGGTGCTCAACGCCGAGCAGCTGGTGGTGATTGGCGCCACGGGCGTGCTGTGCGTGCTGCTGTTCGCCATGTTCCGCTACAGCAAGCTGGGCATTGCCATGCAGGCGTCGTCGCAGAACCAGCTGGCCGCCTATTACATGGGCATTCCGGTGCAGCGGCTCAACGGCCTGGCCTGGGGCCTGGCCGCTGCGGTGGCGGCGGTGGCGGGCCTGCTGCTGGCGCCCATCACCTTCGTGCACGCCAACATGGGGCTGATCGGCCTCAAGGCCTTCCCGGCCGCCGTGGTGGGCGGCTTTGGCAGCCTGCCCGGCGCCATCGTCGGCGGACTGGTGATCGGCATCGTCGAATCGCTCTCGGGCTTCTACCTGCCCGATGGGTTCAAGGACACGGCCGCGTACATCGTGGTGCTGATCATGCTGATGGTCAAACCCAACGGGCTATTCGGCGAAAAGCTACGGAAGAAGGTCTGA
- a CDS encoding crotonase/enoyl-CoA hydratase family protein produces the protein MSIQVETQGRVTLVTLHRHDVRNAVDAATAQALHAAFVAFDQDDNADVAVFHGAGGHFCAGWDLQSGARLQAQGVSPEALAEGLDFSPGEAQPLGPMGPSRLQLSKPVIAAIEGAAVAGGMELALWCDLRVMAEDAYMGVFCRRFGVPLIDGGTVRLPRLIGLSHALDLILTGRKVESAEALRLGLCNRVVPCGQALEAALVLARQLAAFPQATLRADRASALAAEGLPLQQALLQEWTGGRECLAEALRGAVRFSAGQGRHGHF, from the coding sequence ATGTCCATACAGGTAGAGACCCAGGGGCGTGTCACGCTGGTGACATTGCACCGCCACGATGTGCGCAACGCGGTGGATGCCGCCACAGCGCAGGCCTTGCACGCTGCGTTCGTCGCGTTCGACCAGGATGACAACGCGGACGTGGCTGTATTCCACGGCGCGGGCGGGCATTTTTGTGCGGGGTGGGACCTGCAGTCGGGCGCGCGCCTGCAGGCGCAGGGCGTGTCGCCCGAGGCTTTGGCCGAGGGGTTGGATTTTTCGCCGGGCGAGGCCCAGCCTCTTGGTCCCATGGGCCCCAGCCGCTTGCAACTATCCAAGCCCGTGATCGCCGCCATTGAGGGCGCTGCCGTGGCTGGCGGCATGGAGCTGGCGTTGTGGTGCGACCTGCGCGTGATGGCTGAGGACGCCTACATGGGCGTGTTCTGCCGCCGGTTTGGAGTGCCGCTCATCGACGGCGGCACGGTGCGCCTGCCGCGCCTCATCGGGCTGTCGCACGCGCTGGACCTGATCCTGACGGGGCGCAAGGTGGAATCGGCCGAGGCCCTGCGCCTCGGGCTGTGCAACCGCGTGGTGCCTTGCGGGCAGGCGCTGGAGGCAGCACTGGTGCTGGCCCGCCAGCTGGCTGCCTTTCCGCAGGCCACCCTGCGCGCTGACCGCGCCAGTGCGCTCGCGGCAGAGGGGCTGCCCTTGCAGCAGGCTTTGTTGCAGGAGTGGACGGGCGGCCGCGAATGCCTGGCAGAGGCCTTGCGTGGCGCCGTGCGTTTCAGCGCGGGGCAAGGGCGCCATGGCCATTTTTAG
- a CDS encoding thioesterase family protein, which yields MSKTIPSQPQAFEPEFIAGLKSIFEEKIVFNQVLGLKITSLAPDGVAGRIDMKPDLVGHYAYNRIHGGVISAGLDAMGGLAVMAAIGAKHLDELPEQRLHRFAKLGTIDLRIDYLRPGIGSHFELRAQVLRLGSRVATTRMEFLGPDGQIMSAGAAAYIVS from the coding sequence ATGAGCAAAACCATCCCCTCACAGCCACAGGCCTTTGAGCCCGAGTTCATTGCCGGGCTCAAGTCCATCTTTGAAGAAAAAATTGTGTTCAATCAGGTGCTGGGCCTGAAGATCACGTCCCTGGCGCCCGATGGCGTGGCGGGCCGCATCGACATGAAGCCCGACCTGGTGGGCCACTACGCCTACAACCGCATCCATGGGGGTGTGATCAGCGCGGGGCTCGACGCCATGGGCGGCCTGGCGGTGATGGCCGCGATCGGCGCCAAGCACCTGGACGAGCTGCCCGAGCAGCGCCTGCACCGCTTTGCCAAGCTGGGCACCATCGACCTGCGCATCGACTACCTGCGCCCGGGCATTGGCAGCCACTTCGAGCTGCGCGCGCAGGTGCTGCGGCTGGGCTCCCGGGTCGCCACGACACGCATGGAGTTTCTCGGGCCGGATGGTCAGATCATGTCGGCGGGGGCCGCTGCGTACATCGTGTCTTGA